The Phormidium sp. PBR-2020 DNA segment GTGCAACCGTCAGATAAGTCCGTAAACGATGAGCAACTTCAGAAAAAGTTGCTTGTCGTTGAACGGGGAAATCAGGAAGTTGAGCGTTTATCGGGTCAGGTGCAGCTACTGACGAGTACCCTATTGATTACGGTAGCGGTCATGGGAGGAATGTTAGCCTGGCTCGGTTATGAGTTACATCTAACTCGTGCAAGTTTACGGCAAGAACCGGCGGTTACCCAGACTCGGAGTGAGAGTTTTCAGGACTGATCCGGGTGTCGTGTCCCGTGATTCTGCCCCCGAGGCAACTGCCTCCATGACTCGAGAGTTGGGATCAACTCAGCTTATGGCCGCAATTCCCACAGAAGCGATCGCTCGGCTGGACGGGAGAGCCACATTGACTGCAAAACCGCCGCTGGGAACCTGTATTTTGCGGCGATGACCCCATTCGCATCTCCATATTGCCCATGCGCATTTCCATGGGATTATTATTCATCTCCATATTGCCCATTTTCATCGGCTTCATGGGTTGCATCGGCTGCATCGGTTGCATCGGTTGCATGGGTTGCATCGGTTGCATCGGTTGCATCGGCTCTTGTGAGGAACCGGGAATCTCGGACACCTCTTGTAAAGGGATACTGCTGGCTTCGGAGAGGTTAGAACTTTGTCCTTGGATCTGAATCCAGCGATCGCCCTCTTGGGCCTGAATTTTCAGGGCAATTCCCCCAGGAGTACGATACATCTCGGGGGGAGCAGTCCAGGCTCCCGTTTCAAAACGACTACTCGACTGTTGCTGTTGTCCAGGACTGCCGCTGGCGGTGGTGACCACGGTTTGGCTACCGGAATTGTTTAGATAAACCGTTTGGTTATTACCCAGGTCGCATTGATAAGCCATAGTTGCTCCTTGATGTGCTGTATCTGGGAAAAATCTCGCTTGAACGAACCCACCCTTAGTTTAACGTTGCCAGGGGGCAGCTCAGTAGGGGGTCTGTGTAACACCATGTAACGATTTTGCCCCTACCCCCTAGGCAAAATGCTGAAAGCCGGTATAACTTAATATAGCTATCTGGCGATTATCAAAGAAGACCTATGACAACGACTGTTCCCCAGCCTCAACTTGACGAACTCAAACCCGGCGTGAAGGTTCCTGCCAAGGAAACCATCCTCACCCCTCGCTTCTACGTCACCGACTTTGATAAAGTGGCAGCCATGGATTTGTCTCTGCAAGAAGAGGAAATCGACGCCATGATTGGGGAGATGCAAGCCGACTACAATCGCTATCACTTCGTGCGCGATGAGGAGTTTGAGCAATCCTGGGAGCATATCGACGAACAGACCCGTTTGGCATTTGTGGACTTCCTAGAACGGTCTTGTACTTCGGAATTTTCGGGATTTCTGCTGTTTAAGGAACTCTCCCGTAAGCTGAAAGGTCGCAATCCTCGCTTAGCGGAGATTTTCTCTCTCATGGCGAGAGACGAGGCTCGTCACGCCGGATTCTTGAACAAGGCGATGAGCGACTTCAACATTCGCCTGGATTTGGGCTATTTGACCCGGAATCGCAGCTATACCTTCTTTAAGCCTGAGTGGATTATCTACGCGGTCTATCTCTCTGAGAAAATTGGCTACTGGCGTTATATTACGATTTTCCGCCATCTGGAGCAAAATCCCGATCGCCAGTTCTATCCTCTCTTCAAACGCTTTGAGAGCTGGTGTCAGGATGAAAATCGCCATGGAGATATCTTTAAGGCCCTGTTGCGATCGCAGCCCAAAATGTGGAAATCTTGGCAAGGTCGGCTCTGGTCTCGCTTCTTCCTGCTGACGGTCTTCGCCACCCACTCGCTGACGGTGTTGGAACGGGCTGATTTTTACCGTTCCCTAGGCTTAGATCCCTATGAGTTCGACAAAACCGTTGTCCGCAACACCAACGCCAGTGCGGCGCGGGCCTTTCCCGAGGTGTTAGATGTGGAGCGTCCTGAGTTTTTCGAGCGGATGTATCGCTGTGCTGAACGCAATGAACAATTGGCGGCGATTTCGGCCAGTAATGATTCTAAGTTAGCGAAGTTCCTCAAAAAAGCGCCGCTGCTGTTGGGAACGATGGTGGATTTAACTCGCTTGTACTTCATGCGCCCCATTGATGCTGAAGCCTTACGGGGTGAGGTGCGCTAGGGTGACGAACCGGGAACCATGACCCAGTCTCTTCAGGGGTTGTGGTTCTTTGGGGTCGGGGCGAACGGTGTTCAGCGAGCGATCGTTGATGTGCTGTTCGCCTTACAATTTTAACCCTTGCCGACTATTCCAGGATGGTGGGAAGGCTAATTCCAAATAGTACCAGGAGATTGGCTGACCAAAATGCCAAAAGAATCCAGATTAAAGCCAACATGAGACGGCGATACGGGCGATGGCGTCGTTGTTGTAGCTGTTGATGAGCCTGCCAGAGTTGTCCAGTCCGCAACAGGCTATAGAGGATGCCAATGGGGACAACCAGGCTACGAAAGATAAGGGTTGTGAGGACTTGTTCTGTGACCAGTTGAGCGATGATTACTAGAAAGTAATAACCCAGGATGACTCGGAGTTGGCGATCGCCCCAGCCCCCGATGAGTCCCAGGAGGGGAAGTAGGATTCCCATAAGTCCGGCCAACTGTAGCCAGATGCGGATGAGTTGCCTGTCCTGGGGACTGTAGTTTAAGGTTGTTGCCAGCGGTAAGACATCCCATTGAATTAGTTGAGCAACCAGTAGTATAAATCCTGTTGTGACGACAATAGCGGCGATCGTGGTTTTGCCCTGGAGCAGATTCATAACCCATTACCGATGAGCGATTACAGTATTGACTATGAACGGTTGGCTCGGGTTGTGGAGGGGTTGGAGTCGGTGGTGGCTGACTTGGGAGGAGTCCTGTAGCCCGAGGCTAGGGGCAAAGTTCGCGAGTCCAGCCATCGCCAGCCATCTCTCCACGACGACATTGTTGCTGACGGCCTGCCCAGACCAGTTCCCAGGTCACACCATCTTCTTGCAAGTCGAACTCTAAGCGATAGCGTACTGCGCCAACGGAATCATCAGGAAGGGAGTCGAGGGTGAGGATGGCTTCGGCCCGGTTGGTGTCGGGCATATTCAGGGTTAGGGTTTCTTCCTCGATACCCACCCTCTCCGTGAGGCCAAAGTTCTCTTGTGTGAAGGTTTCGATGTCTTGGGTGGTGCGATCGCTCGGGAGTTCTTCTAGGCTGGTATATTGGTCGCGATCGCCATCGGCACTGTCATGAGTGGGTTCCGTCGCTGCTCCCGCCTGCCAGAGACGGACAATCGGCCCAGGAAAGGTGGGTGGCCGACCGGCCCAAGCCAGGGTTTTTCCATCGGGACTGAAGGCAACAGCCGAAGCGCCCCCTTGCTGACGGATGAGAATGGAATTGTTGACGGGGTTGCCCTGCAAATCAATCAGCAGCGCCTCGCCAAACTGGCCGGCCAACAGCTCACCATCGGCACTGATACTCACCGGAGAGCGACTAGAGGACTCATGTTGATAGCGCCGTTCTCCCTGTTGCCAATCCCAAATCGCGACCTGTCCCGGAGACCCCCCAGTCCCATCGTTTGACCAAATTGCGGGGGTTTGGGTCACGAGATAGCGACCATCGGGGGTAAATTGAGTCATGGTGATGTCATGGGAGTCCCCAGAGAGCGATCGCAGTGGTTGGGCTGGGTCACCTCCAACATCCCATAACTGCACCTGAGTACTATCCTGGCTGCGATCGGGGAGGTTCATCTCCACTGTAGCCAGAGTTTGCCCATCGGGACTCAGGGCCATCACCTCAATCAGTCCTGTATCCATTGACCACTCTAACGACCCAGTCTCCACAGACCACCGTTGCAATTCTTGTCCACAGGCCGCCCAAACTTGGTTCCCTTCCGGAGCAAAGGCCACATCTTGACATCCCGCGTCTCCAGCGAGTCTTTGTTGAGGTTCGCCGCGATTGAGATCCCAGAGAATTAGGGAATCTTCGCTGTTCAATCGCCCTTGACTGCGACTGGTGGTGGCCAGGGTTTGACTATCGGGGCTAAAGGCGATCGCCGTGGGAGGAATTGTTGCCATGGGGGAGTCCCCCGTTGTTTGATGGCCCTCCAGACGATGCAACACCTGACCTGACGCCACATCCCAGACTTTGAGGGCATCCTCACTGGCTGTGGCGAGGGTTTGACCATCGGGGCTAAACACCAGCAGGGTCGGAGACTCCTCATGACCCTCTAAAACATGGGTCATATCGGCCATGGCCCAATCAGCGGGGGTCGCCTCTGGGGAGTCATCGGCGGAGTCATCGGCGGAGTCATCGGGGTCTATGGCAACATCTGAATCGGGTTCTGGGACTGGACTCGTCTCTGTAACGGGGTCTGAGTCGTCCGTCGGAGGGTCTACCGCACAGCCGATGGGACCCCCTAAGGCAACGGCTAGACTAAGGCTGAGCAGACGTTGGGAGTTTCGGCGATGAAGCATTGTTATCTTAGGGTCGCATCAGTATAAACCCCAGGGCGGAGAGAGGGATTTCCGGAAACCTAGGCGGCTCAACAATGTCCCAGTCCGTTTCAAGGCAAGTTTTTAGGGAAAAGTGAAAGTGAATAAGCTCAGAGGCTCTAGAAATATTAGGGTATAGACCAAACTCCTTTCTCTTGGAGAACTTTGTTACCATGTCGAATCCTAATGAAACTCTAATTACTCAATTATTTCCGGTAGGAGAGAATCCCAACCTCATTTTAGGCAGTCAAGATGATGATAGCCTTGTCGGCTCAGATGAGGATGATGCGATTTTTGGCTTTGATGGCGATGATGTTTTAATTGCCAATGCTGGCAATAACATCCTTGTTGGGGGTCGTGGGTCGGATACCCTCTATGGCGGCCCAGGAGATGATACCCTCGTGGGCGGGAGTGGGGGAATTGGTGAGCCATCAGCCCCCGAGGACCGAGATGTGATTGTGGCGGGAGGGGGCAATAATGTCATTTTTGGCAATGCTGGAAATGACACCATTTATGGCGGGTCTGGAAATGACACCATTTATGGGGGACGGGGGGATGATGTTTTATTTGGCGGTGAAGGAGATGATGTTCTGTTTGGCGATCGCGGCCAAAATACGTTAACTGGCGGCGGGGGGGCTAATATCTTTGTGATCCAGGCGGCGAACTATTTTTGGACCGATGTTCCCGCAGAAGACCGACGGCCGGATGTGATTACGGATTTTGAAACTGGGGTGGATATTATCGAGATTCTTCTCCCAAGTTCCCAGGTGTCAGAGGATACAGACCTTGACGCCGATCCGACTTTATCCAGGGAGCGGTTGCGGATTGAACAGGGAACAGGGGATGATGCCGAGAATACTCTGGTTTTTGATGAGCTAACCGGACAACCACTATTGCGCTTTGCCGATCGTTCTGTGCAATTCATTGACCTCAGTGATTTTCGGATTTTAGGCGTTGGGGATGTTCAAGTGACCCTGCGTTGGCGATCAGAAGATGACCTGGATTTAGCAGTGACAGACCCCTTCGGCGATACGGTCTTCTTTGGCAATCCTTCCGTGGCTTCTGGGGGACGTTTAGATGTCGATGCCAATGCCGCTTGTACGAACCTAACACCCCGTCCAGCGGAGAATATTTTTTGGTTCGATCAAGCTGCACCAGCGGGGGATTATGTGGCCCAGGTCAATCTGTTTAGTGCCTGCGAGACCATGTCGGGTCCAATTCCCTTTGACTTGTCTATCAGAACTGATGAGGGGATTCGTTCTTTTTCTGGCGCGGTAGATGCCGCTAATCCTACCTTGGAAGTTCCCTTTTCCGTGATTTAGCGGTCTGAGTGTTTGTTCGGCTGAACTGGGGGGCGATCGCCCCCCTTCGTTTTAGCCAACAGCCGGAGACGTCAGAAAGCCAACCCTATGCGGAATTATTATCAACGGTTGTTGACGGGGGAGGGACGGAGTGAGGCGTTGCGGGGGGAGAACGCTAGGAGTAATGGACTCCCATGGGTGATTTTACGGAGATGCGAATAAGCTCTCAGGCCCCAGAACGACATCTAATTGGTATAAACTCGTAGGAATAATCCGGCGATCGTGGCTGCTGACCGGAGAAACGCCCATCACATCTAGGAGGGTTCGACCCATGCACGTATCGCAACGTCTGCTGACTTTGGGGCTATTCACCACATTGGGGCTAGGATTGCCAAGAGTTTCTCCAGCTTTGGCCGAGGAACCTCACCAACTTGTTCAGTCATCGGTCAACCGGGCCTTTGAACCCATTGACATTCGGGGGCGATTAGATGAAACCAGCAATGTTGCGGATAATGGTAAATACTTTAATGTTTATCCCTTGGAAGGAACCGAGGGGCAACGGCTGGTCATTGACTTAATCAGTGATGACTTTGATTCCTACTTATTGTTGACATCAGCGAGTGACGAGGTGGTGCTAATTGCCGAAGATAGCTCTGGAGGCGAGAACACCAATGCTCGGATTGTGGTCGTATTGCCGAGGACAGGTTCTTACAATATCGTAACAACTTCAGCACAAGGACAGGAAATAGGAAATTACCGACTGACGGTACAAACCGCAACATCTTCTGACCTTGAACAGGCAGAGTTATTAGAAGAGGCCAATCGCCTCAACCAGCAGGTCATAAGACTATATAGAGAAGATAATTACCAAGAAGCTATTCCTTTAGCACAACAGGCGCTAGAAATTCGAGAAACCGCCCTGGGAGAGTCTCACCCCGATGTCGCCACCAGCCTCCATGATTTGGCACAACTCTACTATTTTCAGGGAAACTATAATGCCGCTGAACCCCTCTACCGTCGTTCCCTAGAAATTCGAGAAGTCGCCCTGGGAGAGTCTCACCCCGATGTCGCCACCACCCTCAATAATTTGGCTGGACTCTACCGTAACCAGGGAAACTATAATGCCGCCGAACCCCTCTACCATCGTTCCCTAGAAATCCTAGAAACCGCCCTGGGAAAGTCTCACCCCTCTGTCGCCCGAAGCCTCAATAATTTGGCAGAACTTTACCGTGACCAGGGAAACTATAGTGCTGCCGAACCCCTTTACCGTCGTTCCCTAGAAATTCAAGAAGTCGCCCTAGGAGAGTCTCACCCCGATGTTGCCACCAGCCTCAATAATTTGGCTCTACTCTACCATTCCCAGGGAAACTATAATCCTGCCGAAACCCTCTTCCTTCGTTCCCTTGAGATCCGAGAAACCGCCCTGGGAGGGTCTCACCCACTTGTCGCCCAAAGCTTCAATAATTTGGCTCTACTCTACCATTCTCAGGGAAACTATAATGCCGCCGAACCCCTCTACCGTCGTTCCCTTGAGATCCGAGAAACCGCCCTGGGAGAGTCTCACCCCCTTGTCGCCGCCAGCCTCAGTAATTTGGCAGAACTCTACCGTAACCAGGGAAACTATAATGCCGCCGAACCCCTCCACCGTCGTTCCCTAGAAATTCAAGAAGTCGCCCTGGGAGAGTCTCACCCCGATGTCGCCCAAAGCCTCAATAATTTGGCTCTACTCTATCAAGCCCAGGGAAACTATAATGCCGCCGAACTTCTCTACCGTCGTTCCCTAGACATCCTAGAAACTGCCCTGGGAGAGTTCCACATCCTTGTCGCCACCAGCCTCAATAATTTGGCCGCACTCTACCATTCCCAGGGAAACTATAATGCCGCCGAACCTCTCTACCGTCGTTCCCTAGACATCCTAGAAACTGCTCTGGGAGGGACTCATCCCGGTGTCGGCCTTGGCCTCAATAATTTGGCCGCACTCTACCATCCCCAAGGAAACTATAATGCCGCCGAACCCCTCTACCGTCGTTCCCTAGACATCCTAGAAACCACTCTGGGAGAATCTCACCCCTCTGTCGCCCAAACTCTCAATAATTTGGCAGGATTCTACCAAGCCCAGGGAGATACATCTCAAAGCCTCAGTTTCTTGCAGCGGGGCTTGGAAATTCAAGAAACGAACCTGGCCCTGAATCTCGCCATCGGCTCAGAAGCCCGTAAACAAGCCTATATCGCTACTCTAACCGGCACAACTCATGCAACGGTCTCCCTCCATCTTCAAGATGCCTCAGACCATCCCGAGGCAGCACGTCTCGCCCTGACCACAGTTCTACGCCGCAAAGGACGCATCCTCGATGCAGTGACCGAGACGCAACAACTTTTACGAGATAACCTCAGCCCCGAACTTGCTCCCCTTCTGGATGACTACACCAACGCCCAAACTCAACTAGCAACTCGCCTCTATGCCGGTTTAGGGAACCAAGACCCTGATGTTTATCGCTCGGAGATAGACACCCTCCGTCAACAGGTAGAACAGTTGGAAGATGACTTATCCCGTCGTAGTGCCGAGTTCCGAGTGGCAACGGAACCGGTGGAAATTGAGGCGGTTCAGGCCCTGATTCCCGCTGATGCGGCGTTGGTGGAACTGGTGCAATATCGTCCCTGGTCACAAGGTTGGGGAACGCCTCGCTACGCTGCCTATGTCCTCCATGCCTCTGGTGACCCCCAATGGGTAGACTTAGGAGATGCCGAGACGATTGACAATGCTGCCTTTGCCTTCCTCAATGCCACTCGGGTTCCTAACTCCGAGCAACGAGTCCAAACCACGGGACGACAACTGGATGAGTTACTGATGGCTCCCATTCGTCCTCTACTGGGAGAGGCTACTCATCTACTCCTGTCTCCTGATAGTCAACTCAACTTGATTCCCTTTGCCGCACTGGTGGATGAGGAGAATCGTTATTTAGTGGAATCCTATCAGTTGACCCATTTGACCACCGGACGGGACTTGTTACGACTGCAATATCCCCGCCCCAGTCGTCAACCGCCCGTGTTGTTTGCTAATCCTGATTATGATGATGCTGATACCTCTGCCGTGACGCAGGTGGCCCGTGCCAGTCGGGGAGAGTCTCAACGGTCAATGGAGATAGAGAATTTACGGTTTGGAGAGTTGCCGGGGACTCAGCGGGAGGTGGATGCCATTGCCCCCCTTCTAGACAATCCCATCATTCTCACGGGGGCGGAGGCGACGGAAAATGCTCTCAAACAGATTCAGGCTCCCAGTATTCTCCA contains these protein-coding regions:
- a CDS encoding zinc-ribbon domain-containing protein; amino-acid sequence: MAYQCDLGNNQTVYLNNSGSQTVVTTASGSPGQQQQSSSRFETGAWTAPPEMYRTPGGIALKIQAQEGDRWIQIQGQSSNLSEASSIPLQEVSEIPGSSQEPMQPMQPMQPMQPMQPMQPMQPMKPMKMGNMEMNNNPMEMRMGNMEMRMGSSPQNTGSQRRFCSQCGSPVQPSDRFCGNCGHKLS
- the acsF gene encoding magnesium-protoporphyrin IX monomethyl ester (oxidative) cyclase → MTTTVPQPQLDELKPGVKVPAKETILTPRFYVTDFDKVAAMDLSLQEEEIDAMIGEMQADYNRYHFVRDEEFEQSWEHIDEQTRLAFVDFLERSCTSEFSGFLLFKELSRKLKGRNPRLAEIFSLMARDEARHAGFLNKAMSDFNIRLDLGYLTRNRSYTFFKPEWIIYAVYLSEKIGYWRYITIFRHLEQNPDRQFYPLFKRFESWCQDENRHGDIFKALLRSQPKMWKSWQGRLWSRFFLLTVFATHSLTVLERADFYRSLGLDPYEFDKTVVRNTNASAARAFPEVLDVERPEFFERMYRCAERNEQLAAISASNDSKLAKFLKKAPLLLGTMVDLTRLYFMRPIDAEALRGEVR
- a CDS encoding PD40 domain-containing protein, whose translation is MLHRRNSQRLLSLSLAVALGGPIGCAVDPPTDDSDPVTETSPVPEPDSDVAIDPDDSADDSADDSPEATPADWAMADMTHVLEGHEESPTLLVFSPDGQTLATASEDALKVWDVASGQVLHRLEGHQTTGDSPMATIPPTAIAFSPDSQTLATTSRSQGRLNSEDSLILWDLNRGEPQQRLAGDAGCQDVAFAPEGNQVWAACGQELQRWSVETGSLEWSMDTGLIEVMALSPDGQTLATVEMNLPDRSQDSTQVQLWDVGGDPAQPLRSLSGDSHDITMTQFTPDGRYLVTQTPAIWSNDGTGGSPGQVAIWDWQQGERRYQHESSSRSPVSISADGELLAGQFGEALLIDLQGNPVNNSILIRQQGGASAVAFSPDGKTLAWAGRPPTFPGPIVRLWQAGAATEPTHDSADGDRDQYTSLEELPSDRTTQDIETFTQENFGLTERVGIEEETLTLNMPDTNRAEAILTLDSLPDDSVGAVRYRLEFDLQEDGVTWELVWAGRQQQCRRGEMAGDGWTRELCP
- a CDS encoding tetratricopeptide repeat protein, yielding MHVSQRLLTLGLFTTLGLGLPRVSPALAEEPHQLVQSSVNRAFEPIDIRGRLDETSNVADNGKYFNVYPLEGTEGQRLVIDLISDDFDSYLLLTSASDEVVLIAEDSSGGENTNARIVVVLPRTGSYNIVTTSAQGQEIGNYRLTVQTATSSDLEQAELLEEANRLNQQVIRLYREDNYQEAIPLAQQALEIRETALGESHPDVATSLHDLAQLYYFQGNYNAAEPLYRRSLEIREVALGESHPDVATTLNNLAGLYRNQGNYNAAEPLYHRSLEILETALGKSHPSVARSLNNLAELYRDQGNYSAAEPLYRRSLEIQEVALGESHPDVATSLNNLALLYHSQGNYNPAETLFLRSLEIRETALGGSHPLVAQSFNNLALLYHSQGNYNAAEPLYRRSLEIRETALGESHPLVAASLSNLAELYRNQGNYNAAEPLHRRSLEIQEVALGESHPDVAQSLNNLALLYQAQGNYNAAELLYRRSLDILETALGEFHILVATSLNNLAALYHSQGNYNAAEPLYRRSLDILETALGGTHPGVGLGLNNLAALYHPQGNYNAAEPLYRRSLDILETTLGESHPSVAQTLNNLAGFYQAQGDTSQSLSFLQRGLEIQETNLALNLAIGSEARKQAYIATLTGTTHATVSLHLQDASDHPEAARLALTTVLRRKGRILDAVTETQQLLRDNLSPELAPLLDDYTNAQTQLATRLYAGLGNQDPDVYRSEIDTLRQQVEQLEDDLSRRSAEFRVATEPVEIEAVQALIPADAALVELVQYRPWSQGWGTPRYAAYVLHASGDPQWVDLGDAETIDNAAFAFLNATRVPNSEQRVQTTGRQLDELLMAPIRPLLGEATHLLLSPDSQLNLIPFAALVDEENRYLVESYQLTHLTTGRDLLRLQYPRPSRQPPVLFANPDYDDADTSAVTQVARASRGESQRSMEIENLRFGELPGTQREVDAIAPLLDNPIILTGAEATENALKQIQAPSILHLATHGFFLQDVEFVPPYPSPYDSRGDILVVTGAQPGQFFAPPSDRPTSSENPLLRSGLAFAGFNTRDSEGEDGVLTALEAVGLDLRGTRLVVMSACETGVGDVANGEGVYGLRRALVMAGAESQLMSLWKVADEETADLMRDYYQRLLAGEGRSEALREVQLDWLSRGAHPYYWASFLFSGQWTPMDDFTEM